A region of uncultured Desulfobacter sp. DNA encodes the following proteins:
- the secA gene encoding preprotein translocase subunit SecA — protein MLLNFLTKLFGSSNDRILKKIQPIIEQINELEPQVQALSDTQIREKTSEFKNRLEKGETIDDILPEAFALVREASVRTLGLRHYDVQLIGGIALHRGTIAEMKTGEGKTLMSTLPAYLNALSGKGVHIVTVNDYLARRDAEWMAQVYEFLGLTVGVILHDMDSQERKQAYAADITYGTNNEFGFDYLRDNMKFEPGELAQGELHFAIVDEVDSILIDEARTPLIISGPAEKSTHLYTHANAIIPAFKKDTDYTLDEESKTVSLTEEGIAKGEELLNVDNLYDPANIEILHHLNQALKAHVIFKRDTDYIVKDGQVVIVDEFTGRLMSGRRYSEGLHQALEAKEGVKIENENQTLASITFQNYFRMYDKLSGMTGTAETEAEEFKKIYNLDVLVIPTHRPMIREDRADLIYKTQNEKYDAAIKEIIQLHQKGQPVLVGTISIDVSESLSEKLKKKGIKHNVLNAKHHKEEAEIVANAGQKGAVTISTNMAGRGTDIKLGEGVTELGGLHILGTSRHESRRIDNQLRGRSGRQGDPGSSRFYLSLEDDLLRIFGGDRIHAVMDRLGIEDGEHIEHRFISKAIENAQSKVEGHNFEIRKHLLEYDDVMNQQREIIYRQRRQALTSKDLKQAAQDMIEDVSYDLVDQFALDKTAIRNWDLEALSLAIKAQLNMDLSLDKPVQENFSADQLGEFVFQAAQALYKSKEQIYGTEIMRHVERFIILQTVDTRWKEHLLNMDHLKEGIGLRGYAQQDPLRIYKKEGFDMFQDLMNRIKQEVVDILFKIQIASPNQVEEMKQEEQQGLTFSHSDESAPKQPVRRASEKVQRNDPCPCGSGKKYKKCCGQ, from the coding sequence ATGCTACTCAATTTCCTTACTAAACTTTTCGGGTCCAGCAATGACAGGATCCTTAAAAAAATCCAGCCTATTATCGAGCAAATAAATGAACTTGAACCACAAGTTCAGGCCCTGTCAGATACCCAGATTCGTGAAAAAACATCCGAGTTTAAAAACCGCCTGGAAAAGGGAGAAACCATAGACGATATCCTTCCCGAAGCTTTTGCTCTGGTCAGGGAGGCATCGGTACGCACCCTTGGTCTGCGCCATTATGATGTTCAGCTCATCGGCGGTATCGCTTTGCACCGTGGCACCATTGCAGAGATGAAAACCGGTGAGGGCAAAACCCTGATGTCCACCCTGCCCGCCTACCTGAATGCCCTTTCGGGCAAAGGTGTTCACATTGTTACGGTCAATGACTATCTGGCCAGACGTGATGCTGAATGGATGGCCCAGGTATATGAATTTTTGGGTCTGACCGTAGGGGTGATCCTCCATGACATGGACTCCCAGGAACGTAAACAGGCCTATGCCGCCGACATCACATACGGTACAAATAACGAATTTGGTTTTGACTACCTGCGGGACAATATGAAATTTGAACCCGGAGAGCTGGCCCAGGGGGAGCTTCACTTTGCCATTGTGGACGAGGTGGACTCCATTCTCATTGACGAGGCAAGAACCCCTTTGATTATTTCAGGACCGGCTGAAAAATCCACCCACCTGTATACCCATGCCAATGCCATTATTCCTGCATTTAAAAAGGATACGGACTATACCCTGGACGAGGAATCAAAAACCGTATCCCTCACCGAAGAGGGTATTGCAAAGGGTGAGGAGCTGCTCAATGTGGACAATCTCTATGATCCGGCCAACATTGAGATTCTGCACCACCTGAACCAGGCCCTAAAGGCCCATGTCATTTTCAAACGAGACACCGACTACATTGTTAAAGACGGCCAGGTGGTCATTGTAGATGAGTTCACCGGCCGGCTGATGAGCGGCCGCCGGTACTCGGAAGGTCTTCACCAGGCCCTTGAGGCCAAGGAGGGGGTTAAAATTGAAAACGAAAACCAGACTCTTGCCTCCATCACCTTCCAGAACTATTTTAGAATGTATGACAAACTGTCGGGCATGACCGGTACAGCGGAGACGGAAGCAGAGGAGTTTAAAAAAATTTACAATCTGGATGTTCTGGTTATTCCCACCCATAGACCCATGATTCGTGAAGACCGGGCAGACCTGATTTACAAAACACAGAATGAAAAATACGATGCCGCCATCAAGGAGATTATCCAGCTGCATCAAAAAGGACAGCCTGTGCTGGTGGGGACCATTTCCATTGATGTCTCCGAATCCCTAAGCGAAAAGCTCAAGAAAAAAGGGATTAAGCATAATGTACTCAATGCCAAACATCACAAGGAAGAAGCTGAAATTGTAGCAAATGCCGGTCAGAAAGGCGCTGTGACCATCTCCACCAACATGGCCGGACGTGGTACAGACATCAAGCTGGGAGAAGGGGTTACAGAGCTTGGTGGCCTTCACATTCTTGGTACATCCCGCCATGAGTCCCGACGCATTGACAACCAGTTGCGGGGCCGTTCAGGACGCCAGGGCGATCCGGGAAGCTCCCGGTTTTATTTGAGCCTGGAAGACGATCTGCTCAGAATTTTCGGCGGAGACCGTATCCATGCCGTCATGGACCGGCTTGGCATTGAAGATGGCGAGCACATTGAGCATAGATTTATTTCCAAAGCCATAGAAAACGCCCAGTCCAAGGTGGAAGGACACAATTTCGAAATCAGAAAACATCTGCTCGAATATGACGATGTCATGAACCAGCAGCGTGAGATCATTTACCGCCAGCGCCGTCAGGCACTGACATCCAAGGACCTCAAACAGGCGGCCCAGGATATGATAGAAGATGTCTCCTATGACCTTGTGGACCAATTTGCTTTAGATAAAACAGCTATCAGAAACTGGGATTTGGAAGCTCTTTCATTGGCAATCAAAGCCCAGTTGAATATGGATCTGTCTTTGGATAAACCTGTCCAGGAAAATTTTTCTGCCGACCAGCTCGGGGAATTTGTCTTTCAAGCAGCCCAGGCTCTATACAAGAGCAAGGAACAGATTTACGGCACCGAAATTATGCGCCACGTTGAACGGTTTATTATCCTTCAGACCGTAGACACCAGATGGAAGGAACATCTCTTGAATATGGACCATCTCAAGGAGGGTATCGGCCTTCGGGGGTATGCCCAGCAGGATCCTTTGCGTATCTATAAAAAAGAAGGGTTTGATATGTTCCAGGATCTGATGAATCGGATTAAACAGGAGGTGGTGGATATCCTGTTCAAAATTCAGATCGCCTCTCCCAATCAGGTGGAGGAGATGAAACAGGAGGAACAGCAGGGCCTGACATTTTCCCATTCTGACGAATCGGCCCCAAAACAGCCGGTCAGGCGGGCATCTGAAAAAGTCCAGAGAAATGATCCCTGTCCATGCGGTTCCGGCAAAAAATATAAAAAATGCTGCGGGCAATAG
- a CDS encoding M23 family metallopeptidase, translating into MKNRIKIWFHSGNDTDIREISLRKSLLLFSTLFFIACAGAVSYFGHDYYVLKRTDLDNTTLHETIASQKTELEDQRRQIQVFAGEIQDLKEKITKLGQLENQVRLIADIDKSGQSSGLLGIGGVPETDLGQDLPLDTRHNALIREMHHQVNQIRSVADEEKLDFNELIAKLEKKKNLLGSTPSIKPVSGIITSPFGYRKSPFTGKRSFHSGLDISNRMGTKIVSTANGKVIFTGRKSSYGNVVIIDHGYGKATKYAHLRDILVHKGQQIKRGDAIATLGNSGRSTGPHLHYEVLVNGAPVNPSKYILN; encoded by the coding sequence ATGAAAAATCGAATCAAAATATGGTTTCATTCAGGCAACGATACGGATATAAGAGAAATTTCGCTTAGAAAATCGTTATTACTTTTCTCTACACTTTTCTTCATAGCCTGCGCCGGAGCGGTATCCTATTTCGGCCATGATTATTATGTACTCAAACGAACGGATCTGGATAACACAACGCTCCATGAAACCATTGCAAGCCAGAAGACTGAACTTGAAGACCAAAGACGCCAGATTCAGGTCTTTGCAGGGGAGATTCAGGATCTCAAAGAGAAGATCACAAAACTTGGACAATTGGAAAATCAGGTTCGTCTTATTGCTGATATTGACAAATCCGGACAATCATCAGGCCTTCTGGGCATCGGCGGGGTACCTGAAACCGATCTGGGGCAGGATCTCCCCCTTGACACCCGTCATAACGCTCTGATTCGGGAAATGCATCATCAGGTAAATCAGATCAGATCTGTTGCAGATGAAGAAAAACTGGATTTCAACGAACTGATTGCTAAACTGGAAAAAAAGAAGAACCTGCTGGGTTCCACCCCGTCCATCAAGCCGGTTTCAGGCATTATTACCTCACCCTTTGGTTACCGAAAATCCCCGTTCACCGGCAAGAGAAGTTTTCATTCAGGCCTTGATATTTCCAACCGCATGGGTACTAAGATCGTTTCTACCGCGAACGGTAAAGTGATCTTCACCGGAAGAAAATCCAGCTATGGTAATGTTGTCATCATTGACCACGGATACGGAAAAGCAACCAAATACGCACATTTAAGAGATATCCTGGTTCATAAAGGCCAACAGATCAAACGCGGCGATGCAATCGCCACATTAGGAAATAGTGGACGAAGCACCGGCCCTCACCTTCATTATGAAGTCCTTGTCAACGGCGCCCCTGTCAACCCCTCAAAATATATCCTTAATTAG
- the argC gene encoding N-acetyl-gamma-glutamyl-phosphate reductase, protein MIKTAIAGASGYTGLELVKLISNHPNACLEAVTSNSYQGKPFTDIFPSMHGFESLVCTPFDAQELSQKADVVFLALPHKVSMAFAPQLIDKGIKVIDLSADFRFDDIKAYEAVYQPHTAAKLLEESVYGLCEINRERIKTARIIGNPGCYPTSILLPLIPLLKEKLVSPLGLISDSKSGVSGAGRSVSLSTHFCEVNEAFGPYKVGNHRHTPEINEVLTKAAGETVSLTFVPHLVPVTRGMVSTIYAQVCAGVTEKQIRTVLDKWYGNEPFVRILPLGKFPNMSHVKGTNFCDIGFHLDPVSGRLIMVSAIDNLLKGAAGQAVQNMNIMFAIDEKAGLDWVQTPL, encoded by the coding sequence ATGATTAAAACAGCAATAGCAGGAGCATCGGGTTACACAGGTCTGGAACTGGTAAAGTTGATCTCCAACCATCCTAATGCCTGTCTTGAGGCAGTCACTTCAAACTCCTACCAGGGAAAACCATTTACTGATATTTTTCCGTCCATGCACGGATTTGAATCCTTGGTCTGCACACCCTTTGATGCCCAGGAGCTTTCACAGAAAGCAGATGTCGTATTCCTGGCCCTGCCCCATAAGGTCTCCATGGCGTTTGCACCCCAGCTCATAGATAAGGGTATAAAAGTCATAGATCTTTCAGCGGACTTCAGGTTTGATGATATTAAAGCATATGAAGCGGTATATCAGCCCCACACCGCTGCCAAGCTATTGGAAGAAAGTGTTTACGGTTTGTGCGAAATCAATCGGGAGCGCATTAAAACCGCAAGAATAATCGGGAATCCCGGCTGCTACCCGACATCCATTCTTCTGCCCCTGATTCCGTTGCTTAAAGAAAAACTTGTTTCTCCCTTAGGTTTGATTTCAGATTCAAAATCCGGAGTCAGTGGTGCCGGACGCTCTGTCTCCCTTTCCACTCATTTCTGTGAGGTGAATGAAGCCTTTGGCCCTTATAAAGTGGGAAATCACAGGCACACGCCTGAAATCAACGAAGTGTTGACCAAGGCAGCAGGAGAAACCGTGTCCCTGACCTTTGTCCCCCATCTGGTACCAGTAACCCGGGGTATGGTTTCAACTATTTATGCCCAGGTTTGTGCAGGTGTCACTGAAAAACAGATTCGCACCGTCCTTGATAAATGGTATGGAAATGAGCCCTTTGTCAGGATTCTTCCCCTGGGTAAATTTCCCAACATGTCCCATGTCAAGGGGACAAACTTCTGCGATATCGGGTTCCACCTTGACCCTGTATCGGGCCGCCTGATAATGGTTTCAGCCATCGACAACCTTCTCAAGGGTGCTGCCGGCCAGGCCGTTCAGAATATGAACATTATGTTCGCCATTGACGAAAAAGCGGGTCTGGATTGGGTGCAAACCCCTCTGTAA
- a CDS encoding macro domain-containing protein has translation MKCIKGDLIQLAREGQFDLIIHGCNCFCTMGAGIAKQIRTYFPEAWEADLATESGDRSKLGNYSKACVDTPYGQLYVINAYTQYHYSGNGVLVDYDAITKIFTSLKKQFSGSRMGYPKIGAGLAKGDWDIISRIIDIALTGENHTLVELV, from the coding sequence ATGAAATGCATAAAAGGCGATTTAATTCAGCTGGCCCGGGAAGGGCAATTTGATCTGATCATTCATGGCTGCAATTGCTTTTGCACCATGGGAGCCGGCATTGCCAAACAGATCCGAACCTATTTTCCCGAGGCTTGGGAAGCCGATCTTGCAACTGAGTCCGGTGACAGATCTAAACTGGGAAATTATTCAAAGGCGTGCGTGGATACACCATACGGCCAGTTGTATGTGATCAATGCCTATACCCAGTATCACTATTCGGGGAACGGGGTTCTGGTAGATTATGATGCCATTACAAAAATTTTTACCTCATTGAAAAAACAGTTCAGCGGCAGTCGCATGGGGTACCCCAAAATCGGGGCAGGCCTTGCCAAAGGGGACTGGGATATTATCAGCAGAATCATAGATATCGCTCTGACAGGAGAAAACCATACCCTGGTCGAACTTGTATAG
- a CDS encoding hemolysin III family protein, with translation MKNMCGCEKFLREPVNAISHGAGALGAIAALSLMVVYAALRAQVWHVVAFSVFGGTLILMYASSCLYHALKVSDRALMVFRRIDHIMIFMVIAGSYTPLCLVPLRGAWGWSLLGAVWGIAIAGIFIKIFFMGAPRWISTVIYLVMGWLCLFAVYPLVKNLKPGALMWLATGGLFYSVGAVIYALKRPNPFPGLLGFHEIWHCFVILGSASHFWLSFKYLMYI, from the coding sequence ATGAAAAATATGTGCGGATGTGAAAAATTTTTAAGAGAACCTGTCAATGCCATCTCCCACGGTGCGGGCGCTCTGGGTGCCATAGCCGCATTGAGCCTGATGGTGGTGTACGCGGCCCTGCGTGCTCAGGTCTGGCATGTGGTGGCCTTCTCTGTTTTCGGTGGGACTCTGATCCTGATGTACGCTTCAAGCTGCCTGTATCATGCCTTAAAAGTTTCAGACCGGGCATTGATGGTTTTTCGCCGCATAGACCACATCATGATCTTTATGGTTATTGCAGGGTCATATACCCCGTTGTGCCTTGTGCCTTTGCGGGGGGCATGGGGCTGGAGCCTTTTAGGGGCCGTATGGGGAATTGCCATTGCCGGTATATTCATCAAGATTTTTTTCATGGGGGCTCCCAGGTGGATATCCACGGTGATCTATCTTGTTATGGGCTGGCTGTGCCTCTTTGCCGTCTATCCCCTGGTTAAAAACTTGAAGCCTGGGGCATTAATGTGGCTGGCAACAGGTGGCCTGTTTTACTCTGTCGGCGCTGTTATCTACGCTTTGAAAAGGCCCAATCCCTTTCCCGGGCTTCTGGGTTTTCATGAGATCTGGCACTGTTTTGTCATCCTGGGCAGTGCTTCCCATTTCTGGCTTTCTTTTAAATACTTGATGTATATTTAA
- a CDS encoding NUDIX hydrolase, which yields MDIYKREKITDYPHLNLYRARYRDRAGRDKSWLYASRQNSARPDAVVVVPFHQQENKLVIIKEFRVPLGGFLYGFPAGLVDPGESIIDAGRRELYEETGLTAVDVLKQSPAIFPSSGVTDESISLLYVTCEGTASTEFNEASELIEVKMLSRDQAAECMGQDNVVFDVKTWIVMERFVSTGKVV from the coding sequence ATGGATATTTATAAAAGAGAAAAAATAACGGACTATCCCCATCTCAATCTGTATCGCGCCAGGTATCGGGACAGGGCCGGCAGGGATAAATCCTGGCTGTATGCATCCAGGCAAAATTCGGCCAGACCCGATGCCGTCGTGGTTGTTCCCTTTCATCAACAGGAGAATAAACTGGTTATTATTAAAGAATTTCGGGTGCCTCTGGGTGGCTTCCTGTATGGTTTCCCCGCAGGTCTTGTGGACCCGGGGGAAAGTATTATCGATGCCGGACGGCGCGAACTGTATGAAGAAACCGGCCTGACTGCTGTGGATGTGCTGAAACAAAGTCCTGCGATATTTCCGTCATCCGGAGTAACCGATGAGAGTATAAGCCTTTTGTATGTGACCTGTGAGGGGACTGCAAGTACTGAATTTAACGAGGCTTCAGAACTTATCGAGGTAAAAATGCTTTCCCGGGACCAGGCGGCCGAATGTATGGGGCAGGACAATGTTGTGTTTGATGTTAAAACATGGATTGTCATGGAACGGTTTGTTTCAACAGGTAAAGTGGTATAA
- a CDS encoding M48 family metalloprotease → MFSNFIYFLVALVIYTTSELFDKPSGLDPGAIGFCLVSTAVFALVCRIYFNRLSRLGKSLSPQDLDQRVNTAVSRLSIAALVLFAVNIYGFRVNQLLSDVPVFQWVPTLGAILFLGLFLFYLIVIWNFVYRIQKPYFGGSLTKKSFILSNVAFCLPALVPWFFLSLLADCLGLLPFDGLNRFFNSTSGEVVYILFFVIAVSVFGPVLIQRLWGCRPLKPGLDRQRIERICQMADLKYRDILVWNLFGGGMITAGVMGIVGRFRYILVTPALLTCLDEDEIQGVILHEIGHVYHRHMLFYLFFFAGFIACNFVFFEPLMLMIYLINPLYDGASFLGLNQNTAHAAVTCLVLIGLFVLYFRFIFGLFMRHFERQADLHIFEYKDSPSALISTFYKIASLSRQSMDKPNWHHFSIGRRIRFLEKCWLDPKLITSHHRKVKKMIAGYILAVGAVFFLGYSLSYGELNSSFSRYATGKILSRQLELDPDNSDLYVQVGDFYYDARNYEKAVVAYENVLKIDPVNVHALNNLAWLLATCPDKAFRNAPAALDLAGRAVDIRKEAYILDTYAEALYANNLKSQALATAKQALLASTERKQYYRDQVARFEKEL, encoded by the coding sequence GTGTTTTCAAATTTTATATATTTTCTTGTAGCCCTTGTGATCTACACCACGTCAGAACTGTTTGACAAACCTTCGGGGCTTGACCCCGGAGCCATAGGTTTCTGTCTGGTCTCAACCGCTGTCTTTGCGCTGGTTTGCCGGATCTATTTTAATCGCCTGTCACGCCTTGGAAAGAGCCTGTCGCCCCAGGATCTTGACCAGCGGGTGAATACAGCTGTTTCAAGGCTCTCCATCGCGGCCCTGGTGCTGTTTGCCGTAAATATTTATGGATTCCGTGTAAATCAATTATTATCCGATGTCCCTGTCTTCCAGTGGGTGCCCACCCTTGGTGCTATACTGTTTCTTGGATTGTTTCTTTTTTATCTGATTGTGATATGGAACTTTGTCTACCGGATCCAAAAACCTTATTTTGGCGGTTCTTTGACAAAAAAAAGTTTTATACTTTCCAATGTTGCATTTTGTCTGCCGGCCCTGGTGCCCTGGTTTTTTCTATCCCTTTTGGCTGACTGTCTGGGGCTTTTACCCTTTGACGGGCTGAACCGATTCTTTAACTCCACATCCGGAGAAGTTGTTTACATTCTTTTTTTTGTTATTGCTGTTTCCGTGTTCGGGCCTGTTCTGATCCAGCGTTTATGGGGGTGTCGTCCCTTGAAACCGGGTTTGGACCGGCAGCGCATCGAAAGAATATGCCAGATGGCTGATCTTAAATACAGGGATATCCTGGTCTGGAATCTGTTTGGCGGAGGCATGATCACTGCGGGTGTGATGGGTATTGTGGGCCGGTTCCGGTATATCCTGGTGACACCGGCACTTCTTACCTGCCTGGATGAAGATGAAATTCAAGGTGTCATTTTGCATGAAATCGGGCATGTATATCATCGGCACATGCTTTTTTACCTTTTTTTCTTTGCCGGGTTCATAGCCTGTAATTTTGTTTTTTTTGAGCCTTTAATGCTCATGATCTATTTGATCAATCCCTTGTATGACGGGGCTTCATTCCTGGGGCTCAATCAGAATACAGCCCATGCCGCTGTTACCTGCCTGGTACTCATAGGCTTGTTTGTTCTCTATTTCCGATTTATTTTCGGCCTGTTTATGCGGCATTTTGAACGGCAGGCAGATCTGCATATCTTTGAATATAAAGACTCGCCCTCAGCATTGATCTCTACTTTTTACAAGATTGCATCCCTAAGCCGTCAGTCCATGGATAAACCCAACTGGCATCATTTCAGCATTGGTCGTCGCATTCGTTTTCTGGAAAAGTGCTGGCTGGATCCGAAACTGATCACCAGTCACCACAGAAAAGTAAAGAAAATGATTGCAGGGTATATCCTTGCTGTGGGAGCCGTTTTTTTTCTCGGGTACAGTCTGAGCTACGGGGAATTGAATTCCTCTTTTTCCAGGTATGCCACAGGAAAGATTTTAAGCCGCCAGCTTGAGCTTGATCCCGATAATTCTGATTTATATGTGCAGGTGGGAGATTTTTATTATGATGCCCGGAACTACGAGAAAGCAGTGGTTGCATATGAAAATGTTCTAAAAATTGATCCGGTCAATGTTCATGCCTTAAATAATCTGGCCTGGCTTCTGGCCACATGCCCGGACAAAGCGTTCCGGAACGCCCCTGCCGCCCTGGATCTGGCTGGACGGGCTGTGGATATCCGAAAGGAGGCGTATATCTTGGATACCTATGCCGAAGCCTTGTATGCGAATAATCTGAAAAGTCAGGCCCTGGCGACTGCAAAGCAAGCCCTTCTGGCTTCAACCGAAAGAAAACAATATTACAGGGATCAGGTGGCAAGATTTGAAAAAGAGCTTTAA
- a CDS encoding iron-sulfur cluster assembly scaffold protein yields the protein MYEVVTQITIQDSERKMLSEAGYGDPAIEYYLEKKHMGSIEGASQISFKVGSCGDTMKIYLKVDNNNVVLDAKYEIAGCAGAISAAMATVDLVKGKTVEQALKVNDGDVFRVLESIPEKKHHCIQLAVKTMHLGLEEFKMAQAS from the coding sequence ATGTATGAAGTGGTAACACAAATTACAATACAGGATTCAGAACGTAAAATGCTCTCCGAAGCCGGATATGGTGACCCGGCCATTGAATATTATCTTGAAAAAAAACATATGGGTTCCATTGAAGGTGCCAGCCAGATTTCCTTTAAAGTCGGTTCCTGCGGTGATACGATGAAAATCTACCTCAAGGTCGACAATAACAATGTTGTCCTGGATGCCAAATACGAGATCGCCGGATGTGCTGGTGCCATATCTGCTGCAATGGCAACAGTGGATCTTGTCAAGGGGAAAACCGTTGAACAGGCGTTGAAAGTTAATGATGGGGATGTTTTCAGAGTCCTTGAAAGCATACCCGAGAAAAAACATCATTGTATCCAACTGGCAGTCAAAACAATGCACCTGGGACTTGAAGAATTTAAAATGGCACAAGCCTCTTAA
- a CDS encoding aspartate ammonia-lyase, translating to MSNMKFLMRRERDALGEMDIPAQAFYGIHTMRSLNNFTFSAARLPEPFIRAFGQVKQACAQTNMELGYLDPQKGEAIISSCKGLIQGVLSHYIVVDPFQGGSGTSTNMNVNEVIANCAEQLLDGNLGEYRLVHPIHHVNMHQSTNDVYPTALKVAALQLLVTLENEVAKLEQALQKKEIEFKNIVKVGRTALVDAVPMTLGMTFAAFAHAVARDRRRMSESFECIKRVNLGGTAIGTGSGAPRDYVLKVTENLRNICGLPISRAENLVDATQNMDSLVEISGVLKAYASNLMKLSSDIRLLSSGPYAGIGEISLESLQAGSSIMAGKINPVMPEAVTQVAIKVMGNDQTIGFAAGMGQLELNHLLPLLAHTLLESLMLLINATTGFAVHCIPGIKANRDKCSSHVEQSYALATILVPVLGYERVERLVAAAKASGRSVRQEIIRRNIASREVVDTLLAPQRLCTPGFTADEFQGVNIEAGPGAEEKTEILPRRNAYGR from the coding sequence ATGAGTAATATGAAATTTTTGATGCGCCGGGAGCGCGATGCGCTGGGAGAGATGGACATCCCGGCCCAGGCCTTTTACGGCATCCATACCATGCGTTCATTAAACAATTTTACCTTCTCTGCCGCCAGGCTTCCCGAGCCGTTTATCCGGGCCTTCGGGCAGGTAAAGCAGGCGTGCGCCCAGACCAACATGGAGTTGGGATACCTTGATCCCCAAAAGGGTGAGGCCATTATAAGCTCATGCAAAGGGCTTATACAAGGGGTGTTGTCCCACTATATTGTGGTGGACCCCTTCCAGGGCGGGTCCGGCACATCCACCAATATGAATGTCAACGAGGTCATTGCCAATTGCGCGGAACAGCTGCTTGACGGCAATTTGGGTGAATATCGGCTTGTTCATCCCATTCACCACGTGAATATGCATCAGTCCACCAACGATGTCTATCCCACGGCGCTTAAAGTTGCGGCTTTACAACTTCTGGTGACACTGGAAAACGAAGTGGCAAAACTGGAACAGGCGCTCCAGAAAAAAGAGATAGAATTCAAAAATATCGTCAAGGTGGGACGGACCGCACTTGTGGACGCGGTCCCCATGACTCTGGGAATGACCTTTGCCGCCTTTGCCCATGCCGTGGCCCGTGACCGCCGGCGTATGTCTGAAAGCTTTGAGTGTATCAAACGGGTCAACCTTGGCGGAACCGCCATCGGCACAGGTTCAGGAGCACCCCGGGATTATGTGCTCAAAGTGACCGAAAACCTGCGTAATATCTGCGGATTGCCGATATCCCGTGCAGAGAATCTCGTAGATGCCACCCAAAATATGGATTCCCTGGTTGAAATCTCGGGAGTTCTTAAAGCGTATGCATCAAATCTGATGAAACTTTCTTCGGATATACGACTGCTTTCCAGCGGGCCTTATGCCGGAATCGGGGAAATTTCCCTTGAATCGCTGCAGGCAGGTTCTTCGATTATGGCCGGCAAAATAAATCCGGTCATGCCCGAGGCCGTAACCCAGGTTGCAATCAAAGTAATGGGTAACGACCAGACCATAGGGTTTGCCGCAGGCATGGGCCAGCTGGAGCTCAATCACCTGCTGCCGCTTTTGGCCCACACGCTTCTGGAGTCACTCATGCTGCTCATCAACGCCACAACCGGGTTTGCCGTACATTGCATTCCCGGTATCAAAGCCAACCGGGACAAATGCAGTTCCCATGTGGAGCAAAGTTATGCCCTGGCAACGATTTTGGTTCCGGTTCTCGGGTATGAGCGGGTGGAAAGGCTTGTGGCCGCGGCAAAGGCATCGGGCCGGTCTGTACGCCAAGAGATTATACGCCGGAATATCGCCTCCCGGGAAGTTGTTGATACCTTGCTGGCGCCCCAACGGCTTTGCACGCCCGGATTTACGGCAGATGAATTTCAGGGGGTGAATATCGAGGCGGGCCCCGGGGCAGAAGAAAAAACAGAAATTTTGCCAAGGAGAAACGCATATGGTCGATAA
- a CDS encoding peptidoglycan-binding domain-containing protein: MGGKEISSYLAHMVSRATRENVLNLVLSLWSEDADSPALDFYGCSKAFSDARYFEIRAMLEKQLKVMHLLGNKNQILSQDIFIVWKDVFGYGGLISPVSPPGAVISVKLALKQLGFDNIVTTAAYDADLVVAVKILQSRYGLTPDGLVGPMTKIVFFLELEAMKEMRVKTDAGSSFYGTLSSKTMVLK; the protein is encoded by the coding sequence TTGGGAGGAAAAGAGATTTCATCCTATCTTGCCCACATGGTTTCCAGGGCCACCCGGGAGAATGTACTCAACCTTGTTCTTTCTTTATGGAGTGAAGATGCGGATAGTCCTGCCTTGGATTTTTACGGATGCAGCAAAGCTTTTTCCGATGCCCGTTATTTTGAGATCCGGGCCATGCTGGAAAAACAACTGAAGGTGATGCATCTTCTGGGCAATAAAAATCAGATTCTTTCCCAAGATATTTTTATTGTTTGGAAGGATGTTTTCGGGTATGGCGGGCTTATTTCGCCTGTCAGTCCCCCCGGGGCGGTTATTTCAGTGAAGCTTGCCCTCAAGCAATTGGGATTTGACAACATTGTGACCACTGCCGCCTATGATGCCGACCTTGTGGTTGCCGTGAAAATCTTGCAAAGTAGATATGGACTGACACCAGACGGTCTGGTTGGGCCAATGACAAAGATTGTTTTTTTCCTGGAACTTGAGGCGATGAAAGAGATGCGTGTAAAAACAGACGCTGGCTCGTCATTTTACGGGACATTATCTTCAAAAACGATGGTGTTGAAATGA